One region of Armigeres subalbatus isolate Guangzhou_Male chromosome 3, GZ_Asu_2, whole genome shotgun sequence genomic DNA includes:
- the LOC134221184 gene encoding mitoguardin: protein MSASRLLPFNLTTSQKVIIVSVTAGVAVLGAIASYLGRRRTPRPQQRRFRKPGGRKTRNSVRSPNDIISLAGSKASGRSYSPGGSIHGVSDRLSLASGSLAGGASGVNAASIIGATTPLTPQQLGVMGMEALETVISYWEDALTDRNTGLPSRITADQEEFCRELQNLLEAAYNLQEQGELLFLDERSVLFRDDENKAVEAGASLSNGHRSSSDPNFDSAESFASALDQVADLREFEDYGEVFSDAENYPLYQSALELLDDQPIPCRTIRTDMVGCSSDSEYYSKLHCIRLAFQLLFKDPKNCRWVADTGRQVLTDLLCLGDKDPKDFLVAYESMLEFLQNMDNWQDIELELESRNVKAMTFYDIVLDFIILDAFRDLDSPPNSVLAVIQNRFLSNSFKETALTTAVWSVLKAKKRMLKFPNGFMSHFYCITEQLSPLMVWGFFGPDENLKEVCKYFKEQMISFMVDIYNFQKCRYTTVEELAEDILSNMKLRVNNIGVKFNQ, encoded by the exons ATGAGTGCTTCAAGATTGCTTCCATTTAATTTGACGACCTCACAGAAG GTAATCATTGTGTCCGTTACTGCCGGTGTTGCCGTGCTCGGTGCCATTGCTAGTTACTTGGGTCGTCGGCGGACCCCAAGGCCCCAGCAGCGACGTTTTCGGAAACCAGGAGGCCGGAAAACTCGAAACAGTGTTCGCAGTCCCAATGATATTATCTCGCTGGCAGGATCGAAAGCTTCCGGTCGGTCGTACAGCCCGGGTGGCTCTATTCATGGCGTGTCCGATCGATTGTCGTTGGCTTCCGGTTCCTTGGcgggaggagcttccggggTCAATGCTGCATCGATAATTGGAGCGACGACACCGCTCACACCGCAACAGTTGGGCGTGATGGGAATGGAAGCGCTAGAAACGGTCATCAGCTACTGGGAAGATGCTCTGACCGATCGGAATACTGGTCTACCATCGAGGATCACTGCCGACCAGGAGGAATTTTGTAGGGAATTGCAAAACTTGTTGGAAGCAGCGTACAATTTACAAGAGCAAGGAGAATTACTCTTCCTGGATGAGCGATCGGTGTTGTTCAGAGATGATGAAAACAAAGCCGTGGAAGCTGGAGCCAGTCTTTCCAACGGCCACCGATCCAGCTCGGATCCAAACTTTGATTCTGCCGAAAGCTTCGCATCCGCGTTGGATCAG GTTGCCGATCTTCGAGAGTTCGAAGACTACGGTGAAGTCTTCTCTGACGCGGAAAACTATCCACTCTATCAGAGTGCCCTGGAGCTGTTGGACGATCAACCCATTCCTTGTCGTACAATCCGAACGGATATGGTCGGCTGTAGTTCGGATTCGGAATACTATTCGAAGCTACACTGCATTCGGCTTGCTTTCCAGTTGCTATTTAAG GACCCAAAGAACTGCCGTTGGGTAGCCGACACTGGCCGTCAAGTACTAACCGACCTACTCTGCCTGGGCGACAAGGATCCGAAAGACTTCCTGGTGGCTTACGAATCGATgctggaattcctgcagaacaTGGACAACTGGCAGGACATCGAGCTGGAGCTTGAATCGCGCAATGTCAAGGCAATGACCTTCTACGACATTGTGCTTGATTTCATCATCCTGGATGCATTTCGCGATCTCGATTCGCCCCCGAACAGTGTTCTCGCTGTCATACAAAATCGCTTCCTCTCGAATAGCTTCAAGGAGACGGCACTTACGACGGCCGTCTGGTCCGTTCTGAAGGCCAAGAAGCGCATGCTCAAGTTCCCGAACGGGTTCATGTCGCACTTCTACTGCATCACGGAACAACTGTCACCGCTGATGGTGTGGGGTTTCTTCGGACCGGACGAGAACCTCAAGGAGGTGTGTAAGTATTTCAAGGAGCAAATGATTAGCTTTATGGTGGACATTTACAACTTCCAAAAATGCCGCTACACCACGGTAGAAGAGCTGGCCGAGGACATCCTGTCCAATATGAAGCTCAGGGTGAACAATATAGGCGTTAAGTTCAATCAGTAA
- the LOC134221186 gene encoding dynactin subunit 2: MADPKFQFLPYIAHDQPDVYETPDAPESETSDFYEEEPSNDSIERLHISTKDSYNKFKGKYLTGNVDFSDRIGGKIRIGYDATSGEWDLAGEGERETPVQKCLRLQCEMNELMEEIAASQADDSKTKEEKASYEAVFEVVGTAKKVLESLKLEQTLGSETVAMGSDTEAKKLLTKIEGYKKSGGTDPIKTATELVYSTRIAELEHRLHELEVAVGAKPEKISRLAGSAGAGNLIEAVQSISAKAALLQPQQLDLIEARLGNLVTKMDAFNEKSAASGQDANREQKILELYEVAKTTEPIVQILPDMLHRMQTLESLHKYATNFSKLFAELETTQASILNGIASNKTLLTGVQEAFAQNLENVNKEVKKLEERMKTLQEKVK; this comes from the exons ATGGCAGATCCAAAGTTCCAATTTTTACCTTACATC GCTCACGATCAACCAGACGTGTACGAAACACCGGACGCACCAGAATCGGAAACATCGGATTTCTACGAGGAGGAACCTTCGAACGATAGTATTGAGCGGTTGCACATCTCCACCAAGGATTCGTACAACAAATTCAAGGGAAAGTATCTGACGGGAAATGTGGATTTTAGCGACCGAATCGGGGGAAAGATTCGAATCGGATACGATGCCACAAGTGGAGAGTGGGACCTCGCTGGCGAAGGAGAGAGGGAAACGCCAGTTCAGAAGTGTCTGCGTTTGCAGTGCGAAATGAACGAGCTGATGGAGGAGATTGCCGCTTCGCAAGCGGACGACAGCAAGACAAAGGAAGAAAAGGCTTCTTATGAAGCCGTGTTCGAAGTCGTTGGCACTGCCAAGAAG GTATTGGAAAGTCTGAAGTTGGAGCAAACATTGGGTAGCGAAACAGTGGCTATGGGGTCGGACACCGAAGCGAAAAAACTGTTGACGAAAATTGAAGGCTATAAGAAATCCGGTGGAACTGATCCTATCAAGACGGCAACCGAGTTGGTCTACAGCACGAGAATTGCCGAACTGGAGCATCGCCTACATGAGCTGGAAGTAGCCGTAGGAGCCAAGCCTGAAAAAATCAGCCGCTTAGCTGGTTCGGCTGGGGCCGGAAATCTGATTGAAGCCGTGCAATCAATTTCGGCCAAGGCAGCTCTTTTGCAGCCTCAACAGTTGGATCTGATCGAAGCCAGGCTTGGCAATTTGGTCACCAAGATGGATGCGTTTAACGAGAAATCGGCTGCCAGCGGGCAGGATGCTAATCGGGAGCAGAAGATATTGGAACTGTATGAAGTAGCCAAGACAACGGAACCAATTGTGCAGATTCTACCTGATATGCTGCACCGGATGCAAACACTGGAATCATTGCACAAATATG CTACTAATTTTAGCAAATTGTTCGCCGAATTGGAAACAACTCAGGCAAGCATTTTGAACGGGATTGCTTCGAACAAGACGCTGTTGACGGGAGTCCAGGAAGCGTTTGCTCAAAATCTCGAAAACGTAAACAAGGAGGTTAAGAAACTGGAGGAACGCATGAAAACGCTCCAGGAGAAGGTCAAGTAA